The following proteins come from a genomic window of Achromobacter deleyi:
- the aspT gene encoding aspartate-alanine antiporter, producing the protein MTCSIGFFNNVPIAVLFLTVGLGYLIGKLKVGPIQLGGVCGTLIVALLIGQTGCQMRGDLKEVAFALFIFAMGYSGGPQFFANLNRSSLRYILLPLIEAVLVLTVVLAAVPLFGLDAGTAAGLAAGAATESAVVGTAAEALKHLGLADADVQRMEANIATAYTLTYLVGLISIVFFTSQVAPALLRINLREASKALEEKLGATSGEADDINMPTLPRLVGRSHVVKDAAGKTVAAVEAELGGRTAISRILRNGEAVEPTPDDVLATGDVVVVLGLRRFALRAGSVIGPEIQLPEAHADDLQLVELSVIVSKKAVNGHTVGELAKRPGAQRARGVFLQSIQRSGHMLPVTPATVVQYGDLVTLVGAEPELSEAGAALGNELRRSGVTDLVFLAFGILVGLLIGALSARLWGIPVSLGSGGGALVSGLVCGWVNAKRPSLGHMPANAVQLLKDLGLAVFVACVGLSAGPEAVSLIREHGAVLPLIGLLVSLGPACLSLWVGHKLLKIEGPLLVGAIAGQHVSTPAISAILGASGSAVPLLGYTVTYAIANVLLPVLGPIIVSLAHHLGG; encoded by the coding sequence ATGACGTGCTCCATCGGGTTTTTCAATAACGTTCCCATCGCGGTGCTGTTCCTGACGGTGGGGTTGGGATACCTGATCGGCAAGCTCAAGGTCGGGCCGATCCAGCTGGGGGGCGTGTGCGGCACGCTCATCGTCGCCCTGCTGATCGGCCAGACGGGTTGCCAGATGCGCGGCGACCTGAAGGAGGTCGCGTTCGCCCTGTTCATCTTCGCCATGGGCTATTCGGGTGGGCCGCAGTTCTTCGCCAACCTGAACCGGTCCAGCCTGCGCTACATCCTGCTGCCGCTGATCGAGGCGGTGCTGGTGCTGACCGTGGTGCTGGCGGCCGTGCCGCTGTTCGGCCTGGACGCGGGCACCGCGGCCGGGCTGGCGGCGGGTGCGGCGACCGAGTCCGCGGTGGTGGGCACCGCCGCCGAGGCGCTCAAGCACCTGGGCCTGGCCGATGCCGACGTGCAGCGGATGGAGGCCAATATCGCCACGGCCTATACGCTGACCTACCTGGTGGGGCTGATCAGCATCGTGTTCTTCACCAGCCAGGTGGCGCCGGCGCTACTGCGCATCAACCTGCGCGAGGCCTCCAAGGCGCTGGAGGAAAAACTCGGCGCGACCTCGGGCGAAGCCGACGACATCAACATGCCGACCCTGCCGCGGCTGGTGGGCCGCTCGCACGTGGTCAAGGATGCCGCTGGCAAGACGGTGGCGGCGGTCGAGGCGGAACTGGGCGGCCGCACCGCGATCAGCCGCATCCTGCGCAATGGCGAGGCGGTCGAGCCGACGCCCGACGACGTGCTGGCCACCGGCGACGTGGTGGTGGTGCTGGGCCTGCGCCGCTTCGCGCTGCGGGCCGGCTCGGTGATCGGGCCGGAGATCCAGCTGCCCGAGGCGCACGCCGACGACCTGCAACTGGTCGAGCTGTCGGTCATCGTCAGCAAGAAGGCGGTCAACGGCCATACCGTGGGCGAGCTGGCCAAGCGACCCGGCGCCCAGCGCGCGCGTGGCGTGTTCCTGCAATCGATCCAGCGTTCCGGCCACATGCTGCCGGTCACGCCGGCCACGGTGGTGCAGTACGGCGACCTGGTGACCCTGGTGGGGGCCGAGCCCGAGCTGTCGGAGGCGGGCGCGGCGCTGGGCAACGAGTTGCGGCGCAGTGGCGTCACCGACCTGGTGTTCCTGGCGTTCGGCATCCTGGTCGGCCTGCTGATCGGCGCGCTGAGCGCGCGTCTCTGGGGCATTCCGGTGTCGCTCGGCAGCGGCGGCGGCGCGCTGGTCAGCGGGCTGGTGTGCGGCTGGGTCAACGCCAAGCGGCCATCGCTGGGCCATATGCCGGCCAATGCGGTGCAGCTGCTCAAGGATCTGGGGCTGGCGGTGTTCGTCGCCTGCGTCGGCCTGTCGGCCGGGCCGGAGGCGGTGTCGCTGATCCGCGAGCATGGCGCCGTGCTGCCGCTGATCGGGCTGCTGGTGTCGCTGGGACCGGCCTGCCTGTCGCTGTGGGTCGGCCACAAGCTGCTCAAGATCGAAGGGCCGCTGCTGGTGGGCGCCATCGCCGGCCAGCACGTCAGCACGCCGGCCATCAGCGCCATCCTGGGCGCCAGCGGCAGCGCCGTGCCACTGCTGGGCTACACGGTGACCTACGCCATCGCCAACGTCCTGTTGCCGGTGCTGGGGCCGATCATCGTGTCGCTGGCCCATCACCTGGGCGGATGA
- a CDS encoding bifunctional aspartate transaminase/aspartate 4-decarboxylase: MASTAPLTVSLASALKTTRSRQRDLEQLSPFELKDYLITLAKDSQQTAVLTMLNAGRGNPNWIATEPRDAFFLLGQFAMKEARRVRDDVILAGMPPKKGCADRLRKFLSKNKGAAGADFLAGVLEYGVKIKNFVPDEWIHELTDSVIGDNYPVPPRALVHLEQVVHDYLIKEMCDGRPPKGKFDLFPVEGGTAAMCYIFDSLMQNGLLKQGDTIALFLPTFTPYIEIAHLERFQFKIVAINASSVRADGTHDWHYPASEIAKLENPKIKLAVTVNPSNPPSVAFSPVEMKQIVGLIRKNPDLVLVTDDVYGTFVPNFRSLMAEVPHNTICVYSFSKNFGCTGWRLGVIATHEKNTMDRRIAELPASWKNRLNKRYGAMTMEPEKLKFIDRLVADSRNVALNHTAGLSLPQQVQMGFFALSHLLDLKDAYKHLTMQIVRARRDALWRGLGAPLPPEDPMRGWYYVELDFMVWARNTYGDAFCKYMTSNYEPVDFLFRLAEKSGVVLMDGGGFGGPPWSIRISLANLDDGDYSKIGKHMVDAATEYVEAWKAGQLVRSGPTAGKGQKVKAAAAKRKAGGKQAAKKAVKQAVKQAAKAERSAKKGIKS, from the coding sequence ATGGCTTCCACCGCGCCTCTCACCGTCAGCCTGGCCTCGGCCCTGAAAACCACCCGTTCGCGCCAGCGCGACCTGGAGCAACTGTCGCCCTTCGAACTGAAGGACTACCTGATCACGCTGGCCAAGGACAGCCAGCAGACCGCCGTCTTGACCATGTTGAACGCCGGCCGCGGCAATCCCAACTGGATCGCCACCGAGCCGCGCGACGCCTTTTTCCTGCTGGGCCAGTTCGCCATGAAGGAAGCGCGCCGGGTGCGCGACGACGTGATCCTGGCGGGCATGCCGCCCAAGAAGGGCTGCGCCGACCGCCTGCGCAAGTTCCTGTCCAAGAACAAGGGGGCGGCGGGCGCGGACTTCCTGGCGGGGGTGCTGGAGTACGGCGTGAAGATCAAGAACTTCGTGCCCGACGAGTGGATCCATGAGCTGACCGACAGCGTCATCGGCGACAACTATCCGGTGCCGCCGCGCGCGCTGGTGCACCTGGAGCAGGTGGTGCACGACTACCTGATCAAGGAAATGTGCGACGGCCGTCCGCCCAAGGGCAAGTTCGACCTGTTCCCGGTCGAGGGCGGCACCGCGGCCATGTGCTACATCTTCGATTCGCTGATGCAGAACGGCCTGCTCAAGCAGGGCGACACCATCGCGCTGTTCCTGCCGACCTTCACGCCCTACATCGAGATCGCGCACCTGGAGCGCTTCCAGTTCAAGATCGTGGCCATCAACGCCAGCAGCGTGCGCGCCGACGGCACCCATGACTGGCACTATCCGGCCTCGGAGATCGCCAAGCTCGAGAACCCGAAGATCAAGCTGGCGGTGACGGTCAATCCCAGCAATCCGCCGTCGGTCGCGTTCAGCCCGGTCGAGATGAAGCAGATCGTGGGCCTGATCCGCAAGAATCCGGACCTGGTGCTGGTGACGGACGATGTGTACGGCACCTTCGTGCCCAACTTCCGTTCGCTGATGGCCGAGGTGCCGCACAACACCATCTGCGTGTATTCGTTCTCGAAGAACTTCGGTTGCACCGGCTGGCGCCTGGGCGTGATCGCGACCCACGAGAAGAACACCATGGACCGCCGCATCGCCGAGCTGCCGGCGTCGTGGAAGAACCGCCTGAACAAGCGCTACGGCGCCATGACCATGGAGCCGGAGAAGCTCAAGTTCATCGACCGGCTGGTGGCCGACAGCCGCAACGTGGCGCTGAACCACACGGCCGGCCTGTCGCTGCCGCAGCAGGTGCAGATGGGCTTCTTCGCGCTGTCGCACCTGCTGGACCTGAAGGACGCCTACAAGCACCTGACCATGCAGATCGTGCGCGCCCGGCGCGACGCGCTGTGGCGCGGGCTGGGGGCGCCGCTGCCGCCGGAAGACCCGATGCGCGGCTGGTACTACGTCGAACTGGACTTCATGGTGTGGGCCAGGAACACCTACGGCGACGCCTTCTGCAAGTACATGACGTCGAACTACGAGCCGGTCGACTTCCTGTTCCGCCTGGCCGAGAAGTCAGGCGTGGTGCTGATGGACGGCGGCGGCTTCGGCGGCCCGCCGTGGTCGATCCGCATTTCGCTGGCCAACCTGGATGACGGCGACTATTCCAAGATCGGCAAGCACATGGTCGACGCCGCCACCGAATACGTCGAAGCCTGGAAGGCCGGCCAGCTGGTGCGTTCGGGCCCCACCGCGGGCAAGGGCCAGAAGGTCAAGGCCGCGGCCGCCAAGCGCAAGGCGGGAGGCAAGCAGGCGGCCAAGAAGGCGGTGAAACAGGCCGTCAAACAGGCCGCCAAGGCCGAGCGTTCCGCCAAGAAAGGGATCAAGTCGTAG